TTTTCAGATAGCCAAATGATGACAAGCCAGAGCCGAAATCGTCGAGCGCTATCTTACAACCAAGCTGTTTAAACTGAGTGAACAGATCTATTGCCTGATTCATATTACTCATTGCCGCAGTTTCGGTAATTTCAAGACAGATTTTTTCACACGGTACAGGGCTGTGCTGAAGCGTATCCAGTAGGAAAGCAATAAACTCCTTATTACCCATCGAGTGGCCAGAGAGGTTAATCGAACACATGCCAAGATTCGCCAACGCCACGGGATTGGCAGCCAGCCAATCTAAGGTTTGAGTCACCACCTGTTTATCGAGCAACTGGGCAATGTTGTACCGCTCAGAGGCAGGCATAAAGATGCCCGGAGAAATGTATTCACCAGCCGCGTTACGTATACGGATGAGGATCTCGAAATGCATCAGCGACTCTTGTTGGTTTAGCGCTAATATTTGCTGAGCAAACAGCTCAATGCGCTGATTCGCCAGTGCATTGTGAACCAAACTGACACATTCCATTTCCTGTTCACGACGGCGCAAATCAGCGTCACCTTGGCAGTAAAGGTTGAAACGGTTGCGCCCTTCTTCCTTCGCCGCGTGACAAGCTGTATCAGCCTGCGCATGAACCATTTGCGGAGAATCAGCAGTATGATCAATCAAACGAATTCCTATCGAACACGTCAGGTTGAGACGAATCTCATCCCAAACAAAAGGTTGCTCACTAAGTGTCATGATAATCGTATTGGCAACGTTTTTAGCATCACGCTCAGTACAGTCTTTGAGTAGCACAGCAAATTCATCCCCCCCCATTCGCGCGAGAATGGCGTTATACGGTAAGACCTCTTCCAGCATGCTAGCGCAGAACTGGATGGCGGTATCTCCGGCCTCATGGCCGGCCGTGTCATTGAGCACCTTAAGCTGATCGAGGTCCAAATACAGCATGGCATGAGTACGTGTATAGCTTTCCACTTCCAATAATGACTTCGCCAGCTCCATCTCAAAGTGATTCCGGTTAAACGTCCCTGTCAGCAAATCGTGACGAGCCTGATACTCTAATTGCTCTGCTAACTGCTTAGTTTCGGTAATATCTTCACCAACGATCAGCAAGTGCCCTGACTCAACAAGCGGGCGAATATTTTCACGAATCCACACCGGTTTGCCATCGGCATGACGGTACTCAATTTCTCGCCGCCAAACGCCACGCATTGCTTGTTTCGGCTGTAACAATACCTGACGAGGGATAACCGCATCTTCATGTAGGTAGAACTCTCTTAGCCGGTGCCCGAGTACTTTGTCTGATGAATAACCAATCAGTTGCTCAGCAAATTGGTTTACCTGCTGAATACGGTTGTGCTCATCAAGCGTAATCATCATCACAGGCTGCTGGTCGTAATAATGACTAAGGTTAGCCTCTCTCTGATAGAGACGTGCCTCTGTGATTTTCCTTGAGGTGATGTCACGAGCTTCCAATAAATACTCCGCTCCCTGACCCATTTCGGGTAGAGGCTTGAGTGACATTTCAAGCACCATGGTCCCCTGTTCGGTGTGCCAGATTTCAGCTTCAAACTGAGTATTCTGCTTCTGGTGTCGATCATTGAAGTAGTGTTTTAATTTATCTGCCGCATGGTCTTCCCAGTGTTGGTGTTGCCAAATCGGCCGATCAACACTGAAATTCTGATGATAGAGGAGTTCTTGCAGCTTACTGTTGCTGGATATTGACCGCCCCTGTGCATCCAACAGGCCGATAAAGTGGTAGCTCTGGTCAAAGACCATCTCAAGCAAAGTTTGGCTCTCTTTGGCTAAGGATTCGCTTTTCTTAAGTCGGCTCAGGTAGTAAACCAAGGCAATGATGATCACCGACAGCAAGACAACCAGCCCAGTAATGATTCTCAGCTCTTTCTCATACCGAACCGCAAAAGGCAGCGGCTTATTGAATAGGGTTGTCGCGGCCTCTCCTTCAATGCCCAAGCCCCATTTAACAACAGCTTGGTAATCCAGTTTGATTTCAGGAGTCGCCACTTCAACTTTAGGTAACGATTGATCGTCAGCTTTTAGCACTTTAAGAAGCTGTTTAGCCGTTTGCTGCCCTTGTGTTCGGCCATTGAGAATAACGCCTCCTACCGCACCATTGCCAAGCCCTAAGTCATGCACCATATATATCGGAGCATTAGACTCTCGACTGAGTTTTTTCCACTCCTGCTTCGTGGCTATCCGGCCTTGCTTATCTCGGTAATAGACCCAAAACAGTATGCTACTTTTGCTGTCAAGGCTGGCAGAAAAGTCTATCAGCTGCTGGTAGCTTTCCGGTACTAGTAGCTCAACCATTGGCTGATATTCACTATTGAGGGTCAGGAAATGTTCAACCTGTCGCCTAACCGCTTGACCTGTGACAGAGTAGTCACTGACAACATAAATCTTTTCCACTTGCGGCTGTATACGTTCAATCAAGGCAACATTACTATAGATATCAATATCTTCTATTACTCCCGTTGCTCTTAGTTGTGAATGCATTTGTGGTCTATAGTGGTTGATGCCACCAAATACCACAGGCGTATCACCAAGCTCGGGGGCCAAGCGTTGCATTAGGTTAAGTGCATTGTTATCACTCACTACAATAGCTGTGAAGATTTCTTGAGAAAACTTAGTTTGGTAAAGCTTATAGAGCTGTTCTAGGTAGGCTGGATTTTGTAATCGTTTTGAGTCGAGGTACACCACGCGCGTGGCAATATCCTCTCCTCTCAACACATCCTCAAGACCACGCTGAAATGCATCAGTCCAAAAAAAGCCTTGGTGATAAGAGTGAACAATCAGTACATCTTTGTCTTTGGCGTGAGCATAAGGGAGCGCCGCACAAAATACAGCTAGAAGAATCAGGCAAAAGCGCACTAAAATAGCTCTCAGATGAAGTTAGCAATTAGTTTAATAGTATCACTCTTGTTGATATTTTGAACTAAGGACATAGCGTTTTAAGTAGGGATAAAGATGCAAGCTCACCATACCAAGCTCGATGACCTTGACCGTGCGATCTTAAAAACACTGATGGAAAATGCCAAAACTGCCTACGCGGAGATGGCGAAACAATTCGAGGTCAGCCCAGCCACTATCCATGTTCGCATCGAGAAGATGAAAGCGGCCGACATCATTCAAGGCACTGAAGTGATCGTTGATACCAAAAAGTTGGGTTACGATGTGTGTTGCTTTATCGGCATCAACCTTAATGCTGCTCGTGACTACCATTCGGCACTTGAGAAGCTAAATGCATTGGAGGAAGTGGTTGAAGCCTATTACACCACTGGAGCCTATAATATCTTCGTTAAACTGATGTGTCGCTCAATTGAAGAGCTCCAGTTTGTTCTGATAGATAAACTTCAAGCCATCGATGAAGTTCAATCAACAGAGACTTTGATTTCTCTCCAGAACCCCATCAACCGTAACGTTAATCCATAAGCAAGAAGGCCTGCATAATGCAGGCCTTCTTTATGTTATTTGGATTCCAGGTACTTTTTGAGTTCTTCGGCAGAAATGCCTTGTTCGGCAATCGTTTTTGCAATCGAAGCAACCTCTTCCCCTTTACGGTCTTCCACTACCTGTTGAAACTGGTACACAATATCACGCAACATATGAAGTGGCACTTGCTTCGCTGCACTGCGAATACGCTCTCCACTTTGGTTACCCAGCTCGTTCAATAGTTTTCCAAACATCACTTTTTCCGGAGCATCTTCTAGTTGTTCCAGTACACGAGCCATTTCATAAGTTGTCATCGACATCGAGGTTTAATATCCACATTAGTTATTAGAAGTGAGGATCAAATATACAATGTTTTCTTAGTCGTTCAAAGCAATTAGACAAACTTACGCTATGGCAGCATGCCATTTTTTTCCTGCTTTACTCATCAATACAAAAATCCCTGGAACAATGATGAACATCTGCACCGCTATCATTACTTGTGGTTCCATTCCAAGTCGTTGCACGGTCCCGACAACAAGGCCAGAACCACTCATCTGGAACAAGCCAAGTAAAGCAGCCGCAGTACCGGCTTTATCACCGAATGGCGCGAGAGCTTTTCCTGCCGCAGCGCCTAGCACCCATGCGAATCCGACCGAAGACATAAAAATCGGCAACATAAAAGCCATGGCCGTCGGTGTTTTAGCCATCGCTAGCATCACAATACCAGCTAAGCCAAGGGTCATAATACCAACAAACAATGTTTTATGCGTCCCGTATTGCTCCATAAACTTAGGTGCTGTCATACAAGCAACGATGTTAATCGCAGCGTTGATCCCGAACCACATGGTGAATTCGTTCATCGTCAGCCCCAATTTTTCCATCAGGACTACAGGAGCCGAGGTAACATAAGCCAGAATGACGGCCATAGCCAACATACACAATGAGGCGTGGAATAAGAACGATGGAGTTTTGAGCACAGCCATGTAACGACTAGGACGAAATACAGGCTCTTTACTTGGCGCAGGGTTGGTTTCCTTCATTTTCATGAACATCACAACCAACACGATCAAGGCAAACCCAGCCATAAACGAGAAGTTAGATCGCCAACCAAATTGCTGAGTTAGCCAGCTACCAAGAATTGGTGCTAACGCTGGAATAAAGCAAATGGCACCATTCAAGTAGCTGATCATTTTGCCACTTTTTTGTGGCCCAAAAATATCGCGAACTGTTGCAAAGGCTGCTACCGATGTCGCGCACGCACCTAAGCCTTGTAGCAGCCTCGCGATTAGCATCCACTCAATCGTCTGAGCGCCCCACGCCAATAAGGCACTCAACGCATAGATACTAATTCCACCTAATGCAACAGTTCGACGTCCTACCTTGTCTGCCAGTGGGCCTGCAAATAATTGACCGACACCCATAGCGAACAAAAACCATGTAATCGTATCTTGAGCCAGTGCGTGTTCCACGTGAAACGCTTGAGAAATCAACGGTAAGGCTGGCAAATAGATATCAATTGCCAAAGGACTAAACAGTACTAGCAAAGTGAGTAGCACCATTTGCATTTTACCGTGATTTTGTTGATGAGCGGTTGGCACGAAGAAGACTCCCGACAAGAATTGATGAAATTGTTTGCAGTGTAAGCTAGTCTAGTTATGACATCCAATGACACATAATCATTAAAGATATTCCATATAGGAATTTCACATGAACATAGAAAAACTTGCCCGCCTCGACCTTAACCTTCTTGTATGCTTGAAAGTACTCTCAGAAGAGTTAAACGTGACTCGCGCTTCACATCGCCTATGCCTCAGTCAGTCGGCTGTGAGTAAGAACCTCGCAAAACTGCGTAATCAATTCGACGATCCTCTGTTTGTTCGCCACGCTCATGGCTTAAAACCAACCCCAAAAACACTGTTCCTCAAACCAAAACTGGATAGCTTGATCCATCACTTAGAACAAATTACTCAGCCTGAACAATTCTCGCCAGACTCGAGTGACCATAAGTTTCAGATTGCCGCCGTGGAAAGTGTTTACCCATTAATTCTTCCTCATTTTCTACCAGAAATTTTTAAGCGGGCACCAGGAGTGACCATCAGTACCCATTCATGGGCCGATCAAACCTTTCGTCAGATCCAACGCGGCGACATTGATCTCGGTATAACAGGTAAAGACATAGATATTAACGATGCAAAACTCACTATGCTTCCACCTAACGACATTTGCGAGCAGGAAATATACAGAGATAACCAGATGTGCTTATTGCGCCATAATCATCCAATTCTCTCTGGCCACTGGAACCTAGAAGCTTACCTCGAACAACGCCATGTCCAGGTTCGTTGTGATGGTAATGATCGCTGGCTACTGGATTATCGCTTGGCAGACATTGGTAAAGAACGGGATATTGCCATCACAGTACCTGACTTTAACAGTGCAGCCAGCCTTTGTTCCTATACGGACTTTATCTTTACCGCCCCAAGTCACTTTGTGAAGCTATCGTCTAAACAACTGGGCCTGACCGTCTTACCACTGCCTTTAGAGTTTCCGCCAATGGCCTATACCTTGTTCTGGCATAGAGACCGAGAAAATGACCCTGCTTTGTCTTGGTTACGTAGAATAATCAGAGAAAAAACGACCGCATTGAGATGATTTGCAGGCTGACGGTAAAAGGAGTAGCTTATTGCCACATCGTCCGCTTTATAGAAAGGACGCGTGAATAAATGATGAAGGATTAATAGATGCTTACCACTACTGAACAACGTTTGGCAGCCATTCGCGAATGGCTGGTTCAGCACGATATTGATGCGTTGCTAATACCCCATGAAGATGAGTACTTAGGCGAATATGTACCCGCTCATAATGAACGTCTGCATTGGTTAACCGGTTTCACTGGTTCAGCCGGTGCCGCGGTTATCACTCAGAGCAAAGCAGCGATGTTTGTTGATGGTCGTTATACGGTTCAAGTGACCAAAGAAGTCCCTGCAGACTTATTTGAGTATCGCCATTTAATTGAAGAACCAGCTCTAGATTGGGTTAAAGACCAGCTTTCCCCGGGGCAAGTTGTGGCCATAGATCCGCGAATGCACAATTCAGCTTGGCTATCCATGGCACAGGCAAAGCTTGCAGACCTATTGCAGCTCAAAGTACTCTCCAGCAACCCTATTGACGAGCTGTGGCATGACCGTCCGCAACCTGTGGTTTCAGACGTTCGTTTAATGCCAACGGAAGCGGTTGGTCAATCTTGCCAATCTAAGCGTCAGGAGATCAGTCAATTGGTCGCGCAATCAGGCGCTGATAGTGCCGTGATCACAGCACTGGATTCCGTTTGCTGGCTACTCAACGTACGCGGTTTAGATGTTTCTCGATTACCGGTTCTTTTATCACATGTGATCTTACATGCGGATTCAACACTGGAATACTTCCTTGACCCAGCTCGCCTGCCTAACGGCTTTGAACAGCATGTCGGACAAGGAGTTAGTGTTCATCATCCAGAGACA
This sequence is a window from Vibrio coralliilyticus. Protein-coding genes within it:
- a CDS encoding EAL domain-containing protein — translated: MRFCLILLAVFCAALPYAHAKDKDVLIVHSYHQGFFWTDAFQRGLEDVLRGEDIATRVVYLDSKRLQNPAYLEQLYKLYQTKFSQEIFTAIVVSDNNALNLMQRLAPELGDTPVVFGGINHYRPQMHSQLRATGVIEDIDIYSNVALIERIQPQVEKIYVVSDYSVTGQAVRRQVEHFLTLNSEYQPMVELLVPESYQQLIDFSASLDSKSSILFWVYYRDKQGRIATKQEWKKLSRESNAPIYMVHDLGLGNGAVGGVILNGRTQGQQTAKQLLKVLKADDQSLPKVEVATPEIKLDYQAVVKWGLGIEGEAATTLFNKPLPFAVRYEKELRIITGLVVLLSVIIIALVYYLSRLKKSESLAKESQTLLEMVFDQSYHFIGLLDAQGRSISSNSKLQELLYHQNFSVDRPIWQHQHWEDHAADKLKHYFNDRHQKQNTQFEAEIWHTEQGTMVLEMSLKPLPEMGQGAEYLLEARDITSRKITEARLYQREANLSHYYDQQPVMMITLDEHNRIQQVNQFAEQLIGYSSDKVLGHRLREFYLHEDAVIPRQVLLQPKQAMRGVWRREIEYRHADGKPVWIRENIRPLVESGHLLIVGEDITETKQLAEQLEYQARHDLLTGTFNRNHFEMELAKSLLEVESYTRTHAMLYLDLDQLKVLNDTAGHEAGDTAIQFCASMLEEVLPYNAILARMGGDEFAVLLKDCTERDAKNVANTIIMTLSEQPFVWDEIRLNLTCSIGIRLIDHTADSPQMVHAQADTACHAAKEEGRNRFNLYCQGDADLRRREQEMECVSLVHNALANQRIELFAQQILALNQQESLMHFEILIRIRNAAGEYISPGIFMPASERYNIAQLLDKQVVTQTLDWLAANPVALANLGMCSINLSGHSMGNKEFIAFLLDTLQHSPVPCEKICLEITETAAMSNMNQAIDLFTQFKQLGCKIALDDFGSGLSSFGYLKKLPVDIVKIDGLFVRDIDVNEVDHLMVRSINDLAKQMGKKTVAEFVENSRIIDLLVELEVDYAQGYVIGKPKPLEELVDELLTDKHSVD
- the asnC gene encoding transcriptional regulator AsnC encodes the protein MQAHHTKLDDLDRAILKTLMENAKTAYAEMAKQFEVSPATIHVRIEKMKAADIIQGTEVIVDTKKLGYDVCCFIGINLNAARDYHSALEKLNALEEVVEAYYTTGAYNIFVKLMCRSIEELQFVLIDKLQAIDEVQSTETLISLQNPINRNVNP
- the tsrA gene encoding H-NS-like global regulator TsrA, translating into MSMTTYEMARVLEQLEDAPEKVMFGKLLNELGNQSGERIRSAAKQVPLHMLRDIVYQFQQVVEDRKGEEVASIAKTIAEQGISAEELKKYLESK
- a CDS encoding multidrug effflux MFS transporter codes for the protein MQMVLLTLLVLFSPLAIDIYLPALPLISQAFHVEHALAQDTITWFLFAMGVGQLFAGPLADKVGRRTVALGGISIYALSALLAWGAQTIEWMLIARLLQGLGACATSVAAFATVRDIFGPQKSGKMISYLNGAICFIPALAPILGSWLTQQFGWRSNFSFMAGFALIVLVVMFMKMKETNPAPSKEPVFRPSRYMAVLKTPSFLFHASLCMLAMAVILAYVTSAPVVLMEKLGLTMNEFTMWFGINAAINIVACMTAPKFMEQYGTHKTLFVGIMTLGLAGIVMLAMAKTPTAMAFMLPIFMSSVGFAWVLGAAAGKALAPFGDKAGTAAALLGLFQMSGSGLVVGTVQRLGMEPQVMIAVQMFIIVPGIFVLMSKAGKKWHAAIA
- a CDS encoding LysR family transcriptional regulator codes for the protein MNIEKLARLDLNLLVCLKVLSEELNVTRASHRLCLSQSAVSKNLAKLRNQFDDPLFVRHAHGLKPTPKTLFLKPKLDSLIHHLEQITQPEQFSPDSSDHKFQIAAVESVYPLILPHFLPEIFKRAPGVTISTHSWADQTFRQIQRGDIDLGITGKDIDINDAKLTMLPPNDICEQEIYRDNQMCLLRHNHPILSGHWNLEAYLEQRHVQVRCDGNDRWLLDYRLADIGKERDIAITVPDFNSAASLCSYTDFIFTAPSHFVKLSSKQLGLTVLPLPLEFPPMAYTLFWHRDRENDPALSWLRRIIREKTTALR